The stretch of DNA CATTCCGGGCGGGCCAGCGTGTTGACCCAGGGGCCGGGGCCGTAATGGCCATAGACGCTCATCTGATGGGCCAGGCCCAGCGGGGTCATGTAATCCACCGCCGCCTCGCGCGAGGGCATCATGATGGCGGTGACGGCATCCACCACCTTGGGCGCGGGCGAGAAGGTCTGCGCCGCCCATTCGCGCGCAATGGCCTTGGGCGAGAGGTCAGGGTCCCATGCCAGACGGCCAAAGGCATACCAGTCCGCCTGATTGAAAATCGAGCCTGACCAGTCGCGGTTCGCTCCGATATTGGCCACACCCGCAATGCCCGTCAGCCGATGTCCATCCAGCGATCCATCCACCACCCGCGCCACGGTGGAGCCTGCGCCTTTGCTCAGCGTATCGGCATGCAGGGCCTCGGAGAACAGGGGGCCGAGATAGGTCAGATGCGTCGATTGGCCCAGATATTCCTTGGTGATCTGGAACTCCATCATCAGATTGGTGCGCGGCATGGCGCCAAACAGCGGATGAAAGGGTTCGCGTGGCTGGAAATCGATGGCGCCGTTCTTGACCTGCACCAGCACATTGTCGGCAAACTGGCCGTCCAACGGCTTGAAATCATTATAGGCCTGTTTGGCGCGATCCTCCGGATTGTCATGGGCATAGACAAAGGCGCGCCACATCACCACCCCGCCATGGGGCCGCAGCGCCACGGCCAGCATATTGGCGCCCTGCGCATGGGTGCGGTGGTAATCGGCGGGGCCGGGCTGGCCCTCGCTGTTGGCCTTGACCAGAAAGCCGCCGAAATCGGGAATGGCGCGATAGATTTCATCGGCCTTGGCCCGCCACCATGCCGCCACCGCCGGATCAAGCGGATCGGCCGTCTTCAGCCCGCCCAGTTCGATGGGAGCCGACCAGCGCGCCGAGAGATAGACCTTGATCCCCCACGGCCTGAACACATCGGCCAGCGCCGCCGCCTTGGCGATATAGGGCGCGGTCAGGCTGTCGGCCTTGGCGTTGACATTGTTGAGCACGGCGCCATTGATCCCGACCGAGGCATTGGCCCGCGCATATTCGGTATAGATCGGATCTCGCCAGTCGGGCAGGCGCCACCAGTCCCAGATCGAGGCCCCGGCATAGCCGCGCTCGACCGTGCCATCCAGATTGTCCCAGTGGTCCAGCACGCGCAGCGCGATGCGCGGCGAGGAAACCAGATCCAGCCGCCCCAAATCCGCCCCGCTGTGAGCAAGCCGCAGGTAATGAAACACGCCGTAGAGCAGGCCCAAATCGGTCTTGGCCGCAATCCTTGTTTCGGTGCGTCCAGCCAGCTTGCGGCTGGAAAGCGCGAAGCCATCCGTGCCAAGACCATCATAGCGGGCGGGCCATGATCCATCGGCGGGCGTTGTCAGATGAAACCGGCCCTGTCTGGCCCTTGCCGGAAGGCCG from Novosphingobium humi encodes:
- a CDS encoding alpha-glucuronidase family glycosyl hydrolase, with translation MILRMPLGLAAALSLLSLPFAARAEDGHQLWLRYPSAAVGRAGSAAISAPDTHNRPSLALAIAELQRGLPARARQGRFHLTTPADGSWPARYDGLGTDGFALSSRKLAGRTETRIAAKTDLGLLYGVFHYLRLAHSGADLGRLDLVSSPRIALRVLDHWDNLDGTVERGYAGASIWDWWRLPDWRDPIYTEYARANASVGINGAVLNNVNAKADSLTAPYIAKAAALADVFRPWGIKVYLSARWSAPIELGGLKTADPLDPAVAAWWRAKADEIYRAIPDFGGFLVKANSEGQPGPADYHRTHAQGANMLAVALRPHGGVVMWRAFVYAHDNPEDRAKQAYNDFKPLDGQFADNVLVQVKNGAIDFQPREPFHPLFGAMPRTNLMMEFQITKEYLGQSTHLTYLGPLFSEALHADTLSKGAGSTVARVVDGSLDGHRLTGIAGVANIGANRDWSGSIFNQADWYAFGRLAWDPDLSPKAIAREWAAQTFSPAPKVVDAVTAIMMPSREAAVDYMTPLGLAHQMSVYGHYGPGPWVNTLARPEWNPVYYNRADAQGIGFDRTASGSNAIAQYAPAIAARLARPEATDEKDLLWFHHLPWTYRMRDGATLWDDLVRHYDRGVAGVESMQAQWQALKPAMDAERFEKTRVFLTIQRRDAQLWRDASIAYWQSLNHLPLPAGSAQPAHDLGWYKALSFPYAPGNP